The following are encoded in a window of Saccharothrix longispora genomic DNA:
- a CDS encoding TetR/AcrR family transcriptional regulator — MTGTPRQRARAQAIEDIKRIARDQVAREGGAALSLRAIARELGIVSSAVYRYVPSRDELLTMLIVDAYNSLGDAVEAAEARVDRADRRGRWTAIGTAVREWAVARPAEYALLYGSPVPGYEAPPERTGAPGTRVSMLLLALVEETSGHAGRSKTIPGPLGADFAHLRHDLDLTASDDLLARAFLAWSSLFGLIGFELFGQFNGSITAPAAHFEHQLGRLADLLQL; from the coding sequence ATGACCGGCACACCGAGGCAGCGGGCGCGCGCCCAGGCGATCGAGGACATCAAGCGGATCGCCCGCGACCAAGTGGCGCGCGAGGGAGGCGCCGCGCTGTCGCTCCGGGCGATCGCCCGGGAACTCGGCATCGTCTCGTCGGCGGTGTACCGGTACGTGCCGAGCCGCGACGAGCTGCTGACCATGCTGATCGTCGACGCCTACAACTCGCTGGGCGACGCGGTGGAGGCCGCCGAAGCCCGGGTGGACCGGGCGGACCGGCGCGGCCGGTGGACGGCGATCGGCACGGCGGTGCGCGAGTGGGCCGTCGCGCGGCCCGCGGAGTACGCGCTGCTCTACGGCAGCCCCGTCCCCGGCTACGAGGCGCCCCCGGAGCGCACCGGCGCGCCCGGCACCCGCGTGTCGATGCTCCTGCTGGCCCTGGTCGAGGAGACGAGCGGGCACGCGGGCCGCTCGAAGACCATCCCCGGACCGCTCGGCGCGGACTTCGCGCACCTGCGCCACGACCTGGACCTGACCGCGAGCGACGACCTGCTCGCCCGGGCCTTCCTCGCGTGGTCGTCCCTGTTCGGCCTGATCGGCTTCGAGCTGTTCGGCCAGTTCAACGGCAGCATCACCGCTCCCGCCGCCCACTTCGAGCACCAACTGGGCCGCCTGGCCGACCTCCTGCAACTCTGA
- a CDS encoding sensor histidine kinase — MLLQSAIIAVGAVYVIAGMISRRVQPRNRIGVLLVLVGASWWLDYTTVVTDPLPLVLVAKVWPAVLGHAVVAFPTGRLRTVPRRLVVAAGYAEAAALTAGLHHWADFAWAQALLDLEVPTTAVIGFAMLALQVHRWTVSSLAQRRTLTAVLGASVVAVVVFAMWEPVERAGLNPPVAALTLALSGIPVAYLAGLLRRHVDRGGVADLVVRLSGDSRPAGVQEALASALNDPGLRVAYWVAAQERYVDADGRPVAPDTAHTRVDRGGTPVAVVLHDVGLDVELVDAACAAVGLALENERLTAELRAKVRQLADSRARLVKAGEDERRRLERDLHDGVQQRLLSAAMTLGLAETVPPDRGRVLAAEAKQAVLATIDDVRAVCHGIHPPVLTERGLHGAVRELAASAEPRAELVLDLPDDVPPQVETTAYYVVAEALANVAKHAEASRTTVAITAGGGRLVVLVEDDGRGGADPGGGTGLRGLGDRVEANGGTMRVVSDVGGGTSVRVELPCGS; from the coding sequence ATGCTGCTGCAGTCCGCGATCATCGCGGTGGGGGCGGTCTACGTGATCGCGGGCATGATCAGCCGGCGGGTGCAGCCCCGCAACCGGATCGGGGTCCTCCTCGTCCTGGTCGGCGCGTCCTGGTGGCTGGACTACACGACGGTCGTCACCGATCCGCTCCCGCTCGTCCTGGTGGCGAAGGTCTGGCCCGCCGTCCTCGGGCACGCGGTGGTCGCGTTCCCCACCGGCAGGCTGCGCACCGTTCCCCGACGGCTCGTGGTCGCCGCCGGGTACGCCGAGGCGGCGGCGCTGACCGCCGGCCTCCACCACTGGGCGGACTTCGCGTGGGCGCAGGCGCTACTGGACCTGGAGGTGCCGACCACCGCCGTCATCGGGTTCGCCATGCTCGCCCTCCAGGTCCACCGCTGGACGGTGAGCAGCCTGGCGCAGCGCCGCACCCTCACCGCCGTGCTCGGCGCGAGCGTCGTGGCGGTCGTCGTCTTCGCGATGTGGGAACCGGTCGAGCGCGCGGGCCTGAACCCGCCGGTCGCGGCGTTGACGCTCGCGCTCAGCGGCATCCCCGTCGCCTACCTGGCGGGCCTGCTGCGGCGGCACGTGGACCGCGGCGGCGTGGCCGACCTGGTGGTGCGGCTCAGCGGCGACAGCAGGCCGGCCGGCGTGCAGGAGGCGTTGGCGTCCGCCCTGAACGACCCGGGCCTGCGGGTCGCCTACTGGGTGGCCGCGCAGGAGCGGTACGTCGACGCCGACGGCCGGCCGGTCGCGCCGGACACCGCGCACACCAGGGTCGACCGCGGCGGCACACCGGTCGCCGTCGTGCTGCACGACGTCGGTCTGGACGTCGAGCTGGTCGACGCCGCGTGCGCCGCGGTCGGCCTGGCGCTGGAGAACGAACGGCTCACCGCCGAGCTGCGCGCGAAGGTGCGGCAGCTGGCCGACTCGCGCGCGCGGCTCGTCAAGGCGGGCGAGGACGAGCGGCGCCGGCTGGAGCGCGACCTGCACGACGGCGTGCAGCAGCGGCTGCTCAGCGCGGCCATGACGCTCGGCCTGGCCGAGACCGTGCCGCCGGACCGGGGCCGGGTGCTGGCCGCCGAGGCCAAGCAGGCGGTCCTCGCCACGATCGACGACGTGCGCGCGGTGTGCCACGGCATCCACCCGCCGGTGCTGACCGAGCGGGGCCTGCACGGCGCGGTGCGCGAGCTGGCCGCGTCGGCCGAGCCGCGGGCGGAACTGGTGCTGGACCTGCCGGACGACGTGCCGCCGCAGGTCGAGACGACGGCCTACTACGTGGTGGCCGAGGCGCTGGCGAACGTCGCCAAGCACGCCGAGGCGTCCCGCACGACGGTGGCGATCACCGCGGGCGGCGGCCGGCTGGTGGTGCTGGTGGAGGACGACGGGCGGGGCGGGGCGGACCCGGGCGGGGGCACGGGACTGCGCGGCCTCGGCGACCGGGTCGAGGCGAACGGGGGGACGATGCGGGTGGTCAGCGACGTGGGCGGCGGCACGAGTGTGCGGGTGGAGCTGCCGTGCGGGTCGTGA
- a CDS encoding bestrophin-like domain, with translation MNIYLTGLLWVGGAVVVTALLAFLIRKYGKGDDDIRDANNEASGGVFTIVAGLHAVLVAFILIALFDTVADAETASYTEADGLVAATWAGEAISPEVGDEVRSLSRAYSITVINDEWPAMREGEESSDTGWDQLDRLRKVVAEAPAEDSWRADRKTEAANQLWHVYQARQERLDAASGGVSAVMWFVLGIGTVLAVFLPLLFGSARTMRTHIIITCTLAATLTLLLYATYQLQNPFAGGADVTPEAFQAAVARFG, from the coding sequence ATGAACATCTACCTCACAGGTCTGCTGTGGGTGGGTGGTGCGGTCGTCGTCACGGCGTTGCTCGCCTTCCTCATCCGCAAGTACGGCAAGGGCGACGACGACATCCGCGACGCCAACAACGAGGCGTCCGGCGGGGTCTTCACGATCGTCGCCGGCCTGCACGCCGTGCTGGTCGCCTTCATCCTCATCGCCCTGTTCGACACCGTGGCGGACGCCGAGACCGCCTCCTACACCGAGGCGGACGGCCTGGTCGCCGCCACCTGGGCGGGCGAGGCCATCTCACCGGAGGTCGGCGACGAGGTCCGGTCCCTCTCGCGCGCCTACTCGATCACCGTCATCAACGACGAGTGGCCCGCGATGCGCGAGGGCGAGGAGTCGTCCGACACCGGCTGGGACCAGCTCGACCGGCTGCGCAAGGTGGTGGCCGAAGCCCCCGCCGAGGACTCGTGGCGCGCCGACCGCAAGACCGAGGCCGCCAACCAGCTGTGGCACGTCTACCAGGCCAGGCAGGAGCGCCTCGACGCGGCGAGCGGAGGGGTCAGCGCGGTCATGTGGTTCGTGCTCGGCATCGGCACGGTGCTCGCCGTCTTCCTGCCCCTGTTGTTCGGCAGCGCCCGGACGATGCGCACGCACATCATCATCACCTGCACCCTGGCGGCCACCCTCACGCTGCTGCTGTACGCGACCTACCAGCTCCAGAACCCGTTCGCCGGCGGCGCGGACGTGACCCCGGAGGCGTTCCAGGCCGCTGTGGCGCGATTCGGATGA
- a CDS encoding response regulator transcription factor translates to MRVVIAEDSTLLREGLTRLLAEAGLDVVAAVEDASALLAEVDRHRPDVAVVDIRMPPTHTDEGLRAALVLRRQYPTTGVLVLSQYVRVSYAAELLDAGADGVGYLLKDRVSDLAEFTGAVRRVGSGGSAFDPEVVSRLLARRRDDNDDRLTDRERAVLALMAEGRTNQAIARRLFIAERTVEKHCTGIFAKLDLTASPHDHRRVLAVLRYLNA, encoded by the coding sequence GTGCGGGTCGTGATCGCGGAGGACTCGACGCTGCTGCGCGAGGGCCTGACGCGGCTGCTCGCCGAGGCGGGCCTGGACGTGGTGGCGGCCGTGGAGGACGCGTCGGCGCTGCTGGCCGAGGTGGACCGGCACCGGCCGGACGTGGCCGTGGTGGACATCCGGATGCCGCCGACGCACACCGACGAGGGCCTGCGCGCCGCCCTGGTGCTGCGCCGCCAGTACCCGACGACGGGCGTGCTCGTGCTGTCCCAGTACGTCCGGGTCAGCTACGCCGCCGAGCTGCTGGACGCGGGCGCGGACGGCGTCGGCTACCTGCTCAAGGACCGGGTGTCGGACCTCGCCGAGTTTACCGGCGCGGTCCGCCGCGTCGGCTCGGGCGGCTCGGCGTTCGACCCGGAGGTGGTCAGCAGGCTGCTGGCGCGCAGGCGCGACGACAACGACGACCGGTTGACCGACCGGGAGCGCGCGGTGCTGGCGCTGATGGCGGAGGGCCGCACCAACCAGGCCATCGCGCGGCGGCTGTTCATCGCCGAGCGGACCGTGGAGAAGCACTGCACCGGCATCTTCGCCAAGCTGGACCTGACTGCGAGCCCGCACGACCACCGGCGCGTGCTCGCCGTGCTGAGGTACCTCAACGCGTGA